Part of the Caulifigura coniformis genome, GCTTCGTTGAGCGGCTCGCCTTCGGTCACTTTCTGGATGAAAGCCAGTGACTTTTCGATCACTTCCGGCGTGACGCTCATGTGTCCCGCGGTTTCATAGTGATGAAAAACGTGCGGACAGTTCTTCTCCTTGAGCACCTTCACCATCGCCAGAGCGTTGTCGATCGGCACCGACTTGTCGTTGTCCGCATGAAAGATCAGCAGCGGCTTCATCGAAGGTGAGGCATAACGGATCGGCGATGCCAGCTCGCGGGCCTTCATCGGCTCGATGTCGGCAGGCGTCCACAGATTGCCCCACGGGCAAGTGGTGAGGTCGTGCGGGCCGGAGACGCAGATCGAGGCCCGGAAATCATCGCGGGCCTTTTCCCAGCCCCCGGTCTTCGGGTAGTCGCCGTTCCCCATCGTCGCGGCCAGCGACACCATGTGTCCTCCGGCCGACTGCCCGATCAGAAAGATGCGGTCTTCATCGATGTTGTACTTCTCGGCGTTGGCATGCAGGAACCGGATGGCGCACTGCACATCCTGATAACAGGCCGGCGGAGCGGAGCAGCCGCGAAGCCGGTAGTCGATCGTCATCGCGAAGAAGCCGAAGCCGGCCCACTGCTCGACGTTGATCACACCGTTGTCGCGCTTGGTTCCGCGCATCCAGCGGCCGCCG contains:
- a CDS encoding prolyl oligopeptidase family serine peptidase encodes the protein MKWMTACALIVMGLPGSLAVAEESTGAKASSNVVTQQDTIYGQVLGAALLADIAYPSNPAGKTPAILSIHGGRWMRGTKRDNGVINVEQWAGFGFFAMTIDYRLRGCSAPPACYQDVQCAIRFLHANAEKYNIDEDRIFLIGQSAGGHMVSLAATMGNGDYPKTGGWEKARDDFRASICVSGPHDLTTCPWGNLWTPADIEPMKARELASPIRYASPSMKPLLIFHADNDKSVPIDNALAMVKVLKEKNCPHVFHHYETAGHMSVTPEVIEKSLAFIQKVTEGEPLNEASP